One Dromiciops gliroides isolate mDroGli1 chromosome 3, mDroGli1.pri, whole genome shotgun sequence DNA segment encodes these proteins:
- the LOC122747663 gene encoding 60S ribosomal protein L23a-like: protein MALKVKKEAVVPPKTEAKAKALKAKKAKSAPRRNKLDHYAIIKFPLITESAMKKIEDNNTLIFIVDVKANKHQIKQAVKKHYVIDVAKVNPLIRTDGEKKAYV from the exons ATGGCGTTGAAGGTGAAGAAGGAAGCGGTTGTTCCTCCCAAGACAGAAGCCAAGGCCAAGGCCTTGAAAGCCAAGAAGGCA AAAAGTGCCCCAAGGAGAAACAAACTTGACCACTATGCCATCATTAAGTTTCCCCTGATCACTGAATCTGCTATGAAGAAGATAGAGGACAACAACACCCTTATCTTCATTGTGGATGTCAAGGCCAACAAGCATCAGATTAAGCAAGCTGTAAAGAAGCATTATGTCATTGATGTGGCTAAGGTCAATCCACTGATCAGGACTGATGGAGAGAAGAAGGCCTATGTCTGA